Proteins encoded by one window of Elaeis guineensis isolate ETL-2024a chromosome 12, EG11, whole genome shotgun sequence:
- the LOC105054659 gene encoding GDP-mannose 4,6 dehydratase 1, with protein MASSDPSSDSAAAAAGSESNGALAPAIPAAVPERRKVALITGITGQDGSYLTEFLLRKGYEVHGLIRRSSNFNTARLDHIYVDPHNSAKARMKLHYADLSDASSLRRWVDSLVPDEVYNLAAQSHVAVSFEIPDYTGDVVGTGSLRLLEAVRSSSASSGKPIRYYQAGSSEMFGSTPPPQSESSPFHPRSPYAAAKVAAHWYTVNYREAYGLFACNGILFNHESPRRGENFVTRKITRAVGRIHVGLQTKLFLGNLSAARDWGFAGDYVEAMWLMLQQEEPGDYVVATEESHTVQEFLEAAFGYVGLDWKEHVVIDKRYFRPAEVDSLKGDSSKARKLLGWKPKVGFKELVKMMVDQDVELAKREKVLVDAGYIDAQQQP; from the coding sequence ATGGCCTCCTCCGACCCCAGCAGCgactccgccgccgccgccgccggatCGGAATCCAACGGCGCATTGGCCCCCGCGATCCCGGCCGCGGTGCCGGAGCGCCGGAAGGTGGCCCTGATCACCGGCATCACCGGCCAGGACGGCTCGTATCTGACCGAATTCCTCCTCCGCAAAGGCTACGAAGTCCACGGCCTGATCCGGCGTTCCTCCAACTTCAACACCGCCCGGCTCGACCACATCTACGTCGACCCCCACAACTCCGCCAAGGCCCGCATGAAGCTCCACTACGCCGACCTCTCCGACGCCTCCTCCCTCCGCCGCTGGGTCGACTCCCTCGTCCCCGACGAGGTCTACAACCTCGCCGCCCAGTCCCACGTCGCCGTCTCCTTCGAGATCCCCGACTACACCGGCGACGTCGTCGGCACCGGCTCCCTCCGCCTCCTCGAGGCCGTCCGATCCTCCTCCGCCTCCTCCGGCAAGCCCATCCGCTACTACCAGGCGGGCTCCTCCGAGATGTTCGGCTCCACCCCACCGCCACAGTCCGAGTCCTCCCCCTTCCACCCCCGCTCCCCCTACGCCGCCGCCAAGGTCGCCGCCCATTGGTACACCGTCAACTACCGCGAGGCCTACGGCCTCTTCGCCTGCAACGGCATCCTCTTCAACCACGAGAGCCCCCGCCGTGGGGAGAACTTCGTCACCCGCAAGATCACCCGCGCCGTCGGCCGCATCCACGTCGGCCTCCAGACCAAGCTTTTCCTGGGGAACCTGTCGGCCGCCCGCGACTGGGGGTTCGCTGGGGACTACGTGGAGGCAATGTGGCTGATGCTGCAGCAGGAGGAGCCCGGCGACTACGTCGTCGCCACCGAGGAGTCGCACACCGTCCAGGAGTTCCTCGAGGCGGCCTTCGGGTATGTGGGATTGGATTGGAAGGAGCATGTGGTGATCGACAAGAGGTACTTCCGGCCCGCCGAGGTCGATAGCTTGAAGGGGGACTCGTCCAAGGCCAGGAAGCTGCTGGGGTGGAAGCCCAAGGTGGGGTTCAAAGAGCTGGTCAAGATGATGGTGGACCAGGACGTTGAGCTTGCCAAGAGAGAGAAGGTGCTCGTCGACGCTGGCTACATCGATGCCCAGCAGCAGCCATAG